The Candidatus Obscuribacterales bacterium sequence GTTTAGCAAGCTATTTAACTCGTCCATTCCGCGTCGCCAGCGTGGAGAATATAGTCAACACAATTGATCAGGCTTTGCCTCACACAAAGAAAATTGGTCTTTTGGGTCCGTCCATTACTGAACATCCTGAATTTGACAAATTAGCCTCGGAGCTCATGAAGAGAGAAGAAATTCGGATCTCGGTTCCGTCCGTGCGCGCCGACAGTCTAAATCCGCTTATTGTAAAAATGATAAAAACGCTGCATCAAAAGTCAGTGACTATTGCAATTGAATCGGGATCAGAACGCCTTCGTTCAATCATGAAAAAGAATCTAACTGAACAGGAGATACTCAAAGCAGTTCAACTAATTCATGCAGGCGGACTGAAAAACATGAAATTCTACAGCATTGCCGGCCTGCCTGGTGAAACGCAAGAAGACCTTGATGAAACCGTTCGCTTGATGAGTCAATTGAAAAAAACCTACAAACAAATGCATTTTGTTTTGGGTGTAAGTTCATTTGTGCCCAAAGCACAAACACCTTTTCAGTGGTCGGGACGCGACAAAAAGTCCGGCGAAAAGATAGAGTTGCTGCGTAAGTCCTTAAGTCGCATAGGAATAGAAGTCCGCCCGGAAAGCCATAATTGGTCCGATGTCCAAGCTGTACTAGCCCGTGGCGACCGCAGGCTCACTCCCGTCATGCTTTCCGTAGCAGAAAATGGCGGCAAATTAGGCGCCTGGCGCAAGGCTTTCAGACAATTTGCAGGCAACGTGCCTGATGAAGAGTATTACGCCTTCCGCAATATCCCTGTCGATGAAACCCTGCCCTGGTCTCACCTTATCCATACTGGCAAAACCAGCATGCTGAAGCGGCATAACGAACAAGCAGTGGAAATTGCTTTAAAACAGAAGGGTTGAAAAGCTTATAAACTGGAGACACTTAGACCCCTGAGGACCAGAAATGTCGCATCATCTTCACCTTGAAGGACTGATTGATCCTATTGCCAACGATCTAACCTCGGGCGCTGCTGAAATTGCGCTAAGGGCAATAACAGTATTTCAGACAGTACTTACGGAAAGCCGCGATTTGCCGCCGGCAAAAATCAAAGAAAACATGGCCGCAGCTGCCAAGGCAATAGTAAATGCCCAGCCGGCAATGGCTCCTTTATTCCACCTGGGCAACCAAGTGCTTCTGGCAATTGATAGCGCCAACTCCATGGACGAGATACAAGCAGCCTCCGACCTGGCACTCCAAGAATTTGATGCACGCCTATGCAAAAGTGCCGACAAAATTGCCGATCACGTCTACAAACTCATCCCACCAGGGGAAATGGTCTTTGCTTATTCATTCAGCACAACGGTCGTCAGCAGCCTTCTGCATGCCCGCTCCGATGGCAAATTTTTCCGCGCCGTCTGTACCGAGTCACGCCCAAGCATGGAAGGACGCAAGTTAGCCACAATGCTTGCAGATGGCGGACTAGAAGTCCTGCACACATTTGATTCAGCCATGGGACTAATTCTACCCAGTTGCCGGGTCGCCTTCATGGGTGCCGACAGCGTAGGACAGCCAGGTATAGTCAACAAAGTCGGCTCGTGGATACTTTCTCTGGCTTGCAAGGAATTGAATATTCCGCTATATGTCCTCTGCGGTACAGAAAAATTTGTACTGGGCGAGCAAGTATTTGAATTTGAGCGTCACGAACGCGCCGGCAGCGAAGTTTGGGTAGACAGCCCCAAAGGTGTGCGTGTTTTGAACAGACAATTTGAATTGATACCGTTTTCGCAAATTGCCGGTGTCGTCACCGAGTTCGGCGTCTTGGGCGAGAAGGACATCGACAAACATATAGGTACAATGGAAGTACATGATGCATTGAAATTGGAGACAACTCCTTTTTGAACTCCACTAGACGACCAAAAACCTTTGTCCCCAAAGCCGTATCTGCGCTGCTTTTACTGATTTCTCTTTGCGCTCCCAAAGCAGAAGCAAGGCTTGGTGAGGACTTCGGTTCGTTTTTAAACAGATTTACCAAAGCAACCAATGCATTAAAGCCTTTGGCACAATTGCCCGGAGTAAGCACACAGCACTTTACCTTTGAAGTGAATGTACCTATGCAGCAGAAGAAACTTTCGCCTGGTTTTGCCGCCGGTGTTACAGTAACGGTAACCGAGGGGAAAATAGTCGGTCAGTCTCTAGCAGTAAAACCGGGTAATAATGTCCCTGCCGGTCAAAAGCTTGCCTGCCTTCACGGGTTTTCCTTTGCTTATGAGGCAATCGGTAAAGCCATTCCGCCAACACGTGATAAAACAGAAATTGAATTCAATGCCTTTTGCAATGCCATTGATCGCGCCTGCATGGGCGAAGTGCAATATTTACGATATCCGGGAACTAGAGCCCTGGTTGCTATTCAGAGAGACTCTACTAACGGCAATATCTTAATTGCAGTCACTCCGGAAATGCCGACGCCTATAAAGCCTGCGGCTCCTCACGGATAAAGACCACGCAAAGTACGCGCCTCAACAATTCTATTGAGAGCCAATCTCATTGCCGCCACGCGCAATGTGTACGGTCCGCGTTTTGCTTCCGCAAATATTTTGTCCATTGCCCGGTCAAGTAATTGATCTAAGCGGTGATAGATTTCCTCTTCCGACCAAAGCAAACGAATGAGACCTTGCACCCATTCAAAATAGCCGACGGTTACACCGGAGGCATTGGCAATAATATCCGGCAAAACAATTATTCCTTTTTCCGCAAGAATATCATCAGCCTGTGGAGTCGTTGGCGCGTTAGCTCCTTCAACAACAATTTTGCAGTTTATTTTGTCGGCATTTGCAGCAGTAATTTGATTGGCAACTGCACAAGGCGCCAGAATATCGCACTTAATTTCCAACAAATCGTGATTGCTTACAGACTGAGCTTCCTTGAAGCCGGTTGCCTCGCCGTAATTGCGCAAGTGTTTTTCCAATTCCGGCACG is a genomic window containing:
- a CDS encoding B12-binding domain-containing radical SAM protein; its protein translation is MALGHEVALFKPPAKSQTTLAISFAFPNTYEIGMSSLGYQLVWWLLEQDPDTSVSRVFMDCQESGWLNSQLIGFTLSWELDYINVLEMLKKGNIASLSQQRDNDAPIIFGGGPVLTANPEPFAEIFDVILLGDAEVTVPAFLKALKDTAHIQNRKQRLEALAATPGIYVPQFYAYTATETGPISAINTIGNVPAEPIKQTYNAPEDYIAHSLMLAPDTTFGDTFLIEVVRSCPQECRFCLASYLTRPFRVASVENIVNTIDQALPHTKKIGLLGPSITEHPEFDKLASELMKREEIRISVPSVRADSLNPLIVKMIKTLHQKSVTIAIESGSERLRSIMKKNLTEQEILKAVQLIHAGGLKNMKFYSIAGLPGETQEDLDETVRLMSQLKKTYKQMHFVLGVSSFVPKAQTPFQWSGRDKKSGEKIELLRKSLSRIGIEVRPESHNWSDVQAVLARGDRRLTPVMLSVAENGGKLGAWRKAFRQFAGNVPDEEYYAFRNIPVDETLPWSHLIHTGKTSMLKRHNEQAVEIALKQKG